GATCGCCCTCGTCGCCGTCCTCGCCGGCGCGGGCCTCACCGCGTGCGCGCCCGACGGCCCCGCTCCCGAGGACGCTGCTGAAGCGCTCGCCGCAGGTATGGCGAGCGGCGACCTCACCGGCGTCACCTTCGACGGGCTGGAGGTCGCCGACGCGACCGCCCACCGCACGGCCGTCCTCGAGCCGCTCGCCGACGCGACGCTCGACGTGAGCGTCGGGACCGTCACCCTCGGCGACGACGACACCGCGACAGCCGACCTCGTCTACGCCTGGGACCTCGGCGGCACCCCGTGGACCTACACGACGAGCGCCGACCTCGCGCTCGTCGAGGACACCTGGCACGTGACCTGGGAGCCCGACATCCTCCTCCCCGGTCTCGTGCTCGGCGACCGGCTCCAGATCACTCGCACCCCCGCCGAGCGCGGAGACATCCTCGGAGCCGACGACGTCGCGCTCGTCACCGACAGCCCCGTGACCCGCATCGGGATCGACAAGACGCGCATCGACGCGGCCGGGTGGGACGCCGCTGCACGGGCGCTCGCCGCCCTCGTGGGCATCGACGTCGAGACGTACGCCGCGAACGTCGCCGCTGCGGGCGAGCAGGCCTACGTCGAGGCGATCACCCTGCGGCCCGAGGCCGAGAACGACTGGGAAGCGATCACGGCCAGCCCCGGCGCGCTGCTCATCGAGGACACGCTCCCCCTGGCACCGACCCGGGAGTTCGCTGCCGCGATCCTCGGTCGCGCCGGAGACGCCACGGCCGAGATCGTCGAGGAGTCGGACGGCGCCGTCGTCGCCGGTGACCTCGTCGGGACGTCCGGGCTGCAGCGCCAGTACGACGACCAGCTGCGCGGCACCCCAGGGCTCTTAGTCGAGATCCTCGGCTCAGACGGCGCCGTCCGGGAGACCGCCTTCGAGCAGGCTCCCGTCGACGGCGAGCCGTTGCGCACCACCCTGGACCTCGACCTGCAGACGGACGCCGAAGGGATCCTCGCCGGGACGACCGTCCCCGCCGCGATCGTCGCGATCCGGCCGTCCACAGGCGCTGTCCTCGTCTCGGCCGGCTCGCCCGGCAGCGACGGCCTCTCGACGGCGACGGTCGGGATGTACGCACCCGGGTCGACGTTCAAGGTCGTCTCGTCCCTCGCTCTCCTCCGAGCCGGCGTCACTCCCGAGACGATCGTGCAGTGCCCGGCGACCACGGTCGTCGACGGCCGGACGTTCACGAACTTCCCCGACTACCCGCTCGACCACCTCGGAGACATCCCGTTGTCCGACGCGGTCGCGCAGTCGTGCAACACGGCGTTCATCAACGCGAGCGAGACCGTCACGCAGGCCGAGCTCACCGACGCCGCCGCGTCGCTGGGCATCGGGCTCGCCGCACAGCCCGGTCCGAGCGTCTTCACGGGCGTCGTGCCGTCCGGGTCGACGGGCACCGAGCACGCCGCGTCGATGATCGGCCAGGGCAAGGTCCAGGCGTCACCGCTGACGATGGCGGGCGTGGCCGCGTCCGTCGCGCACGGCGAGACCGTGCGCCCCACGTTCCTGGCGCAGGAGGTCGAGGACGGGGAGTCGTCCGACCTGCCGACCGTCGCCAAGACACCGCTCACCGCGGACGAGGCCGCCCAGCTCCAGACGCTCATGCGTGGCGTCGTGACCGACGGTGGGGCAGCGTTCCTCCAGGACCTGCCGGGCGAGGTCGCGGCCAAGACCGGCACCGCCCAGTACGGCGACGGCTCGACGAACCACGTGTGGATGATCGCGATCTCCGGTGAC
This sequence is a window from Sanguibacter antarcticus. Protein-coding genes within it:
- a CDS encoding penicillin-binding transpeptidase domain-containing protein, translated to MPPAPSRPVRTRPLARPRLSSIALVAVLAGAGLTACAPDGPAPEDAAEALAAGMASGDLTGVTFDGLEVADATAHRTAVLEPLADATLDVSVGTVTLGDDDTATADLVYAWDLGGTPWTYTTSADLALVEDTWHVTWEPDILLPGLVLGDRLQITRTPAERGDILGADDVALVTDSPVTRIGIDKTRIDAAGWDAAARALAALVGIDVETYAANVAAAGEQAYVEAITLRPEAENDWEAITASPGALLIEDTLPLAPTREFAAAILGRAGDATAEIVEESDGAVVAGDLVGTSGLQRQYDDQLRGTPGLLVEILGSDGAVRETAFEQAPVDGEPLRTTLDLDLQTDAEGILAGTTVPAAIVAIRPSTGAVLVSAGSPGSDGLSTATVGMYAPGSTFKVVSSLALLRAGVTPETIVQCPATTVVDGRTFTNFPDYPLDHLGDIPLSDAVAQSCNTAFINASETVTQAELTDAAASLGIGLAAQPGPSVFTGVVPSGSTGTEHAASMIGQGKVQASPLTMAGVAASVAHGETVRPTFLAQEVEDGESSDLPTVAKTPLTADEAAQLQTLMRGVVTDGGAAFLQDLPGEVAAKTGTAQYGDGSTNHVWMIAISGDLAVAVFVETGEYGSTTAGPLLEQFLVDAG